One genomic window of Deinococcus sp. QL22 includes the following:
- the dnaE gene encoding DNA polymerase III subunit alpha: protein MAGPPSGLTPKTLPALLACQSYFSEGRSTVSPARLVEVAAERSFGAVGLADWCSVAGAVELFETAKEKGIKAVIGVTLPVLFPSVPRSAQPHEVFPLVLLAKSRAGYGLLCELVTEIKLNTPDGLPLSALQATAERGREHLACLTGGRNGFPTVLGERKEIARATEFLRLFRASFPFDLYLQLGHQHAPNERRRLDYLRGLARDLNLPTVAAPEVCMAEAADYPLLDALSCARLGIDVDTPHAERPRNDARHVGTPESWAVSLPFPDALLNSGKLADACTFDLLPERLASPETRLPPGQTPQAALEDRACAALSRYPADTRPQAQERLTSELATVATLEMAGFFLTAAEVTDYCRSHGILAAGRGSAAGSVLCYLLGITLSDPIKHNLLFERFLHTGRASMPDVDIDIASSRRDQVLSWVEERWGNGGAGEAMVANRITYRLPSAVQDLGRALGLPPELRDRLSRALGRDFRHHRPHRAREAEVVFTEVLGDAPVKEALLRLLDRIEPRFVRHLAPHSGGVVLSSQPLTHFSPLTRSSGGIRMLTFDKDDVEKLGLIKLDLLGLRMLAALERAREEVLRLTGEWINYGDLPDDAQVWKRIASGDTMALFQIESPAQVQMTARLQPKTMTQLAHQIALVRPGPIQSGTVHPYVRRARGEEAVPDFPEPLKTILAPTHGTLMFQEQILRIAVQYAGFSWPDADRFRSRLSKTEDAAELAQLKTAFLDGAALTTGAFPWEAESLFDTCAAFRGYGFAESHAHAFAQHSYASAWMRQHHPAAFLAGVLTEAPGMWPASTISTEARRWGVHLAPVCMNRSGVSYRAESTQTVRIPLTAVDGLSLETARQIVQERLTGGKFQSAEDFYDRVQVKRDTLETLIQAGALDSLGQHRREATYQLSTLAHARPSGTRALLGLITEPPELSGMTEDQLLFLDLHTTGLSASGRHPLDAHRTRLRDMGCVSLGHLKHGQQVWTAGLIVAKQRPPTAKGFAFYVLEDASARIQAIIPPDLWEAHRVLLRDARALIVQGQATVTGQAVTVKVARLSELPLGSWATAAD, encoded by the coding sequence GTGGCTGGCCCGCCTTCAGGACTGACGCCCAAGACGTTGCCTGCTCTGCTTGCCTGCCAGAGCTACTTCTCCGAGGGCCGCAGCACGGTCAGTCCGGCCAGATTAGTAGAAGTGGCGGCGGAACGGAGCTTTGGGGCGGTGGGCCTGGCCGATTGGTGCAGCGTGGCCGGGGCGGTGGAACTGTTCGAGACGGCAAAAGAAAAAGGGATCAAGGCCGTCATCGGCGTGACCTTACCCGTCCTGTTTCCCAGTGTGCCCCGATCAGCCCAGCCCCACGAAGTCTTCCCTCTGGTGCTGCTTGCTAAATCGCGTGCTGGATATGGCCTGCTCTGCGAACTCGTGACGGAGATCAAGCTCAACACACCAGATGGCTTGCCCCTCTCTGCCTTGCAAGCGACTGCTGAACGGGGCCGCGAACACCTGGCCTGCTTGACCGGGGGCAGAAACGGATTTCCCACCGTGCTGGGCGAGCGCAAAGAGATCGCTAGGGCCACTGAATTCCTGCGGCTGTTCCGCGCCAGTTTCCCTTTTGATCTCTACCTGCAACTGGGCCACCAACACGCCCCTAATGAACGCCGCCGCTTGGATTACTTGCGTGGCTTGGCGCGGGATTTGAACTTGCCCACCGTTGCTGCCCCGGAAGTGTGTATGGCCGAAGCCGCCGATTATCCTCTGCTGGACGCCCTGAGCTGTGCGCGACTGGGTATAGATGTGGACACGCCGCACGCCGAGCGGCCCCGCAATGATGCCCGGCATGTCGGGACACCAGAGAGTTGGGCGGTGTCGTTGCCTTTCCCAGACGCACTCCTCAATTCTGGCAAACTCGCCGATGCTTGCACCTTTGACCTGCTCCCCGAACGTTTGGCTTCACCGGAGACACGGCTTCCACCCGGACAAACGCCACAAGCTGCTTTGGAAGACCGGGCGTGTGCGGCCCTCTCCCGTTACCCGGCAGACACCCGGCCCCAAGCTCAAGAACGCCTGACTTCCGAACTCGCGACTGTCGCTACCTTGGAGATGGCTGGATTCTTCCTCACCGCTGCTGAAGTCACCGACTACTGCCGCAGTCACGGGATTTTAGCCGCCGGAAGGGGTTCGGCAGCAGGATCAGTCCTGTGCTATCTGCTTGGCATCACCCTGTCTGATCCCATCAAACACAATCTGCTCTTTGAACGCTTCCTCCACACTGGGCGGGCCTCCATGCCGGATGTGGACATCGATATTGCGAGCAGCAGACGGGATCAAGTCTTGAGTTGGGTGGAAGAACGCTGGGGCAACGGGGGAGCAGGGGAAGCGATGGTCGCCAACCGCATCACGTATCGGTTGCCCTCAGCCGTACAGGATTTGGGCCGCGCTTTAGGGCTGCCACCAGAGTTGCGGGACAGATTGAGTCGGGCACTGGGCCGCGATTTCCGCCATCACCGTCCCCACCGGGCGAGGGAAGCTGAAGTCGTGTTCACTGAAGTGCTCGGCGATGCCCCAGTCAAAGAGGCGTTGCTCAGACTGCTTGACCGGATCGAACCCCGCTTTGTCCGGCACCTGGCCCCACACTCCGGCGGCGTGGTGCTGAGCAGCCAGCCTTTAACCCACTTTAGCCCGCTCACCCGCAGTTCGGGCGGCATTCGCATGTTGACCTTCGACAAGGACGATGTGGAAAAGCTGGGCCTGATCAAGCTTGATCTCCTAGGATTGCGAATGTTAGCCGCACTCGAACGGGCCAGAGAAGAAGTCCTGCGCCTCACCGGGGAATGGATCAACTACGGCGACTTGCCCGACGATGCACAAGTCTGGAAGCGTATTGCCAGCGGTGACACGATGGCCCTGTTCCAGATCGAAAGCCCGGCGCAGGTGCAGATGACGGCTCGGTTGCAACCGAAGACCATGACCCAACTTGCCCATCAGATCGCACTCGTCAGGCCGGGGCCGATTCAGAGCGGCACCGTGCATCCCTATGTGCGGCGGGCCAGAGGGGAAGAAGCTGTCCCTGATTTCCCCGAACCCTTGAAAACGATTCTGGCCCCAACGCACGGCACGCTGATGTTTCAGGAGCAGATTCTGAGGATCGCGGTGCAGTACGCGGGATTTTCTTGGCCGGATGCAGATCGCTTTAGGAGCAGACTCAGCAAAACCGAGGATGCAGCAGAACTCGCACAACTCAAGACCGCTTTCTTGGACGGGGCTGCGCTGACGACTGGGGCCTTTCCGTGGGAAGCCGAGTCTCTGTTCGACACCTGTGCAGCCTTCCGGGGCTATGGATTTGCGGAATCACATGCTCACGCTTTTGCTCAACATTCCTACGCTTCAGCCTGGATGCGCCAGCACCATCCCGCCGCATTTTTGGCTGGAGTGCTCACCGAAGCGCCGGGCATGTGGCCTGCCAGTACGATCAGCACCGAGGCCAGGCGTTGGGGCGTTCACTTGGCTCCGGTGTGCATGAATCGCTCAGGTGTGTCGTACCGGGCCGAATCCACCCAAACCGTCCGCATCCCCCTCACTGCTGTCGATGGCCTGAGTCTGGAGACTGCCCGCCAGATCGTGCAAGAACGCCTCACGGGGGGCAAGTTTCAAAGTGCTGAAGATTTTTATGACCGCGTGCAGGTCAAGCGGGACACCTTGGAGACGCTGATTCAAGCGGGAGCGCTTGACAGTCTTGGTCAGCACCGACGTGAGGCGACGTATCAACTGAGCACTTTGGCTCATGCTCGCCCTTCTGGAACCCGCGCCCTGCTGGGACTCATCACCGAACCGCCGGAGTTATCCGGGATGACCGAAGACCAACTGCTGTTTCTGGATCTGCACACCACCGGCCTGTCTGCCAGTGGCCGCCATCCCCTTGACGCCCACCGCACCCGCCTACGCGACATGGGCTGTGTGTCGCTGGGCCACTTAAAACACGGCCAACAAGTCTGGACAGCAGGGCTGATCGTCGCCAAGCAGCGCCCGCCCACGGCCAAAGGATTCGCCTTCTACGTGCTGGAAGACGCCAGCGCCCGTATTCAGGCCATCATCCCTCCAGACCTGTGGGAAGCGCACCGAGTCTTACTCCGAGACGCCCGCGCCCTGATCGTGCAGGGACAGGCCACCGTGACTGGGCAAGCGGTGACGGTGAAGGTAGCGAGGCTCAGTGAATTGCCTCTAGGAAGTTGGGCGACGGCGGCAGATTGA
- a CDS encoding DUF6504 family protein — protein MKAVQQEIGVTIREGGCPHLLYWQGRTYPVSILLDQWRFGGRWWLDEQPRDCYLVQAGNLVAELHHEDIPGGRWWLARLQD, from the coding sequence ATGAAAGCCGTGCAGCAAGAGATTGGGGTCACAATCCGCGAGGGGGGCTGCCCGCATTTGCTGTACTGGCAGGGCCGCACCTATCCCGTGAGCATCCTCTTGGATCAGTGGCGATTTGGAGGGCGCTGGTGGTTGGACGAGCAACCCCGTGACTGCTACCTCGTTCAAGCAGGCAACCTCGTGGCCGAACTGCACCATGAGGACATACCGGGGGGGCGCTGGTGGCTGGCCCGCCTTCAGGACTGA
- a CDS encoding Y-family DNA polymerase: MAAHVACVLLAPWPLTLLSRSRPGVPVAVLSESRRVLFPCPEAQLQGVQTGMREMAALSRCPDLHAEVVAGPAASAAWAELLEALYARYSDRVEGRQAGIAFLKVSLNAARDLAAALHAPVGLADSREVAHLAALRTRSGEVRDVTGGQEKSFLSLMPIEHLQVLGVPDAQLQKLAFLGLRGLADLVKWSAAQREAFLGVDVGKKVNRFLKGERSGGVAKYVPGQSIEAHLSVDAPLLELGEAEAALTDLLSSLLPELRGRTAAYLTLHADTVGGRLSATRPLKWPLDDAGLLRMALLTLQDTDALPLGVDAMTAQLSGLQQPARMVGLWAGIAELEVTKTLLDRFPEALVRVQWLDPWAYSTDAQYQWVDWQTGTLRQTMMTPQQSPVTRSQRRETAIQQVLAFFEGMAP, encoded by the coding sequence ATGGCCGCCCACGTCGCTTGTGTCCTCCTTGCGCCGTGGCCGTTGACCCTGCTGAGCCGCTCACGTCCCGGCGTGCCTGTCGCCGTGCTGAGCGAGAGCCGAAGAGTCCTCTTTCCCTGTCCAGAGGCCCAACTTCAGGGCGTACAGACGGGTATGCGGGAGATGGCGGCGCTGAGCCGTTGCCCTGATCTGCACGCCGAAGTCGTTGCTGGCCCGGCAGCGAGTGCAGCGTGGGCAGAACTCTTGGAAGCCTTGTACGCCCGCTACAGCGACCGAGTAGAGGGACGGCAGGCGGGAATTGCCTTCTTGAAAGTCAGCCTGAACGCGGCCCGTGACCTCGCCGCAGCTTTGCACGCTCCCGTTGGGCTGGCAGACAGTCGAGAAGTGGCGCATTTGGCGGCTTTGCGGACCAGGTCAGGGGAAGTACGAGACGTCACAGGCGGGCAAGAGAAATCCTTCCTGAGCTTGATGCCCATTGAGCATTTGCAGGTCTTGGGTGTGCCGGATGCCCAACTCCAGAAATTAGCGTTTCTGGGGCTTCGGGGCTTGGCCGACCTGGTCAAGTGGAGCGCGGCGCAGCGGGAAGCGTTTTTGGGCGTGGATGTCGGGAAGAAAGTCAACCGTTTTCTGAAGGGCGAACGCAGTGGGGGAGTGGCAAAATATGTGCCAGGACAGAGCATTGAGGCGCACCTGAGTGTGGACGCGCCTCTGCTAGAACTGGGAGAAGCCGAAGCCGCGTTGACGGACCTGCTCTCTTCCCTCCTGCCTGAATTGCGGGGCCGCACCGCTGCCTACCTGACCCTCCATGCCGATACGGTGGGCGGCAGACTCAGTGCCACCCGTCCGCTGAAATGGCCGCTGGATGACGCTGGACTGCTCAGAATGGCCCTGCTGACCCTGCAAGACACGGACGCTTTGCCGCTGGGTGTAGATGCCATGACTGCCCAATTGTCGGGCCTTCAACAACCCGCCCGGATGGTGGGCCTCTGGGCAGGCATTGCTGAACTGGAAGTGACGAAGACGCTGCTTGACCGCTTCCCAGAGGCGTTGGTGCGCGTGCAGTGGCTTGATCCGTGGGCCTATTCCACCGATGCGCAATACCAATGGGTGGATTGGCAAACCGGGACGCTGCGGCAGACGATGATGACGCCCCAGCAAAGTCCGGTCACGCGCAGTCAACGCCGGGAAACAGCCATACAACAAGTGCTGGCCTTTTTTGAGGGGATGGCCCCATGA
- the lexA gene encoding transcriptional repressor LexA, giving the protein MPPRLTPLRIQLLRTIARLTAENDGPPSAADLARACGLTEGTISFHLKTLRDLGYIGRSGARGRLNLTEKTRALIGMGLPIYGQIAAGPPILAEQVPEQTTPSVDALLGVREGDFLLQIRGDSMTGIGVMDGDYVLVRPAAEVLDGEVAVVLIPGDNAATLKRLYHFGDEVTLMSENPHHPRMTFPADQVRVQGRMVARLGVAGPRVSKGRD; this is encoded by the coding sequence TTGCCCCCGCGCCTCACCCCCCTGCGGATTCAATTGCTGCGGACGATTGCCCGCCTGACCGCCGAGAACGACGGCCCGCCCAGCGCGGCCGACTTGGCCCGTGCGTGCGGCCTGACCGAAGGCACCATCTCGTTTCATCTCAAGACCCTGCGGGACTTGGGCTATATCGGGCGCAGCGGGGCGCGTGGCCGACTGAATCTGACGGAGAAGACCCGCGCCTTGATTGGCATGGGACTGCCCATCTACGGCCAGATCGCCGCTGGGCCGCCGATTCTGGCCGAACAGGTGCCGGAACAGACCACGCCGAGTGTCGATGCCCTCTTGGGCGTGCGGGAAGGCGATTTCCTGCTTCAGATCCGGGGCGACTCGATGACTGGTATCGGCGTGATGGACGGCGATTATGTGTTGGTGCGGCCTGCGGCTGAAGTGCTGGACGGCGAAGTGGCGGTGGTGCTGATTCCGGGCGACAACGCGGCCACCCTCAAACGCCTGTACCACTTTGGCGACGAAGTGACGCTGATGAGTGAAAACCCCCACCATCCGCGCATGACCTTTCCGGCTGATCAGGTGCGGGTGCAGGGCCGGATGGTGGCCCGCCTGGGTGTGGCGGGGCCGAGGGTGAGCAAGGGGCGGGACTGA
- a CDS encoding NAD-dependent epimerase/dehydratase family protein: MRVFVTGASGFIGRRLVPKLLQRGHTVTALVRRPERAFHLQALGVKLVPGDVTRPEGLQDALRGTEWLLHLANHYSLHEHDERVYERVNVEGNRHVMQAALGAGVRKVVHVSSGVSYGASPDQPLQEGSRVGPHPTAYWRTKHAGDQVVWQLAQQGLPVVVVYPGAVVGAGDPNATGQWIRRLVRRQQPVRAFESRGFTWVAVDDVAEAIVRAAETKGNEGERYLIGREYLTNGEFVALVSTLSGVPRPVLVLPDVLAQVSGVVLGTFAGLTRTSPLWDVSRSSMNHLAAGFRFGSDKAERDLGLVYTAVRQAVAEDMATFHRTPAT; the protein is encoded by the coding sequence ATGCGTGTCTTTGTGACTGGAGCCAGCGGATTCATTGGCCGTCGCCTCGTTCCCAAGCTGCTGCAGCGGGGTCACACGGTCACGGCGCTCGTTCGCCGTCCAGAGCGGGCCTTTCATCTGCAGGCCCTTGGTGTCAAGCTGGTGCCCGGTGACGTCACCCGCCCCGAGGGCCTGCAGGACGCGCTGCGCGGCACCGAGTGGCTGCTGCATCTGGCCAACCATTACTCGCTCCACGAGCACGATGAGCGGGTGTACGAGCGGGTCAATGTGGAAGGCAACCGCCACGTCATGCAGGCGGCCCTCGGCGCGGGGGTACGCAAGGTCGTTCACGTCAGCTCAGGCGTGAGTTATGGCGCGTCTCCGGATCAGCCCCTGCAGGAGGGCAGCCGGGTGGGCCCGCACCCCACCGCGTACTGGCGCACCAAACATGCCGGAGACCAGGTGGTGTGGCAGTTGGCCCAGCAAGGCCTCCCGGTGGTGGTGGTGTATCCCGGGGCCGTTGTGGGAGCCGGTGACCCCAATGCCACGGGCCAGTGGATTCGGCGTCTGGTGCGCCGCCAACAACCGGTGCGGGCCTTCGAGTCTCGCGGCTTCACCTGGGTTGCCGTCGACGATGTCGCCGAAGCCATCGTGCGGGCGGCGGAGACGAAGGGCAACGAGGGAGAGCGGTATCTGATCGGCCGGGAATACCTGACCAACGGAGAGTTCGTGGCGCTGGTGTCGACCTTGTCCGGTGTGCCGCGCCCAGTGCTGGTGCTGCCGGACGTGCTGGCGCAGGTCAGCGGCGTGGTGCTGGGCACTTTTGCCGGGCTGACCCGCACTTCCCCGCTCTGGGACGTGTCCCGCAGCAGCATGAACCATCTGGCGGCTGGCTTCCGGTTCGGCAGTGATAAGGCGGAGCGGGACCTGGGGCTGGTCTATACGGCGGTTCGGCAGGCAGTGGCCGAAGACATGGCCACCTTTCACCGGACGCCGGCCACCTGA
- a CDS encoding Gfo/Idh/MocA family protein: MSQPTSQPLSQPLNVGIIGAGGISQRHFEGYRLGGATVAAFADVSESTRKQREQEWQARGYASLGDMLDRESLQAVSICSPNAFHAPAAIECLRRGIHVLCEKPLSLDLTACGEMIEAARLSGAVLQTGHHLRSSPQVETAKRLIDEGRIGQVTFMRLRQAHDWGGAAAVRGVFGSKSASGGGTLLDNGCHMMDLARHFGGDVSSIFARVSTLKFDIEVEDVSLASLEFESGAQGSVENSWSATGWEESFAVYGTLGSLECSNRLGPPRLRLLTREYGFGTWDKGDETWYDFATPANGHVRSIQHFLASITQGLPVVCSGEDGRESVRLVLGGYESARTKLPVNV; the protein is encoded by the coding sequence GTGAGTCAGCCCACCAGCCAGCCCCTGAGCCAGCCGCTGAATGTGGGCATCATCGGTGCAGGCGGCATCTCTCAGCGCCATTTTGAGGGGTACAGGCTGGGCGGGGCCACCGTAGCCGCATTTGCGGATGTCAGCGAGAGCACCCGCAAGCAGCGTGAACAGGAGTGGCAGGCTCGGGGCTACGCCAGCTTGGGGGACATGCTCGACCGCGAATCGCTGCAAGCGGTCAGTATCTGCTCACCGAACGCCTTTCATGCGCCCGCCGCTATAGAGTGCCTGCGCCGGGGCATTCATGTGCTGTGCGAAAAACCGTTGTCCCTTGACCTGACCGCCTGCGGCGAGATGATTGAGGCGGCGCGGCTGAGCGGGGCAGTGCTGCAAACTGGACATCACCTGCGCTCCAGCCCACAGGTCGAGACGGCCAAACGCCTGATCGATGAGGGGCGCATTGGGCAGGTGACTTTTATGCGCCTGCGGCAGGCGCACGACTGGGGCGGCGCGGCCGCGGTGCGTGGCGTGTTCGGCAGCAAATCGGCCAGCGGCGGCGGAACCCTGCTCGACAACGGCTGTCACATGATGGACCTGGCCCGGCACTTTGGCGGCGATGTGAGCAGTATTTTCGCCCGGGTCAGTACTCTCAAGTTCGACATAGAAGTAGAAGACGTGAGTCTGGCGAGCCTGGAATTTGAAAGCGGCGCTCAGGGCAGTGTGGAAAACAGTTGGAGTGCGACCGGCTGGGAGGAGAGTTTCGCCGTGTACGGCACGCTCGGGTCGCTGGAATGCAGCAACCGGCTGGGGCCGCCTCGGCTGCGGCTGCTGACGCGCGAATACGGCTTCGGCACCTGGGACAAGGGCGACGAGACGTGGTACGACTTTGCGACGCCGGCCAATGGACACGTCCGGAGCATCCAGCACTTCCTGGCGTCGATTACCCAGGGCCTGCCCGTCGTATGCAGCGGTGAAGATGGCCGCGAGAGCGTTCGCCTGGTTCTGGGCGGATATGAAAGCGCCCGCACCAAACTTCCAGTGAACGTCTGA
- a CDS encoding ThuA domain-containing protein has product MTQPSAPRLTIWNEFRHELENPKVRAVYPDGIHQAIAAGLRNQGLTELQLATLDEPEHGLSTEVLDNTDVLLWWGHKAHDEVSDEIVNRVVERVLDGMGLIVLHSGHFSKVFKRLMGTSCDLKWREANDRERLWVVQPGHPISAGVGEYLELEAEEMYGEHFDIPAPDELIFVSWFSGGEVFRSGCTYTRGSGKIFYFRPGHETYPTYHHEGIQRIIANAARWAAPTLGAPRSFGNRQPLEALPERRS; this is encoded by the coding sequence ATGACCCAGCCAAGCGCGCCTCGTCTGACCATCTGGAATGAATTTCGCCACGAACTAGAAAATCCCAAGGTGCGCGCTGTCTATCCGGACGGAATCCATCAGGCCATTGCCGCTGGCCTGCGGAACCAGGGCCTGACAGAGCTGCAACTGGCGACTCTGGATGAGCCTGAGCATGGGCTGAGCACTGAAGTGTTGGACAACACGGACGTACTGCTGTGGTGGGGGCACAAAGCCCATGACGAGGTGTCCGACGAAATTGTGAACCGGGTGGTGGAGCGGGTGCTGGACGGCATGGGCCTGATCGTGCTTCATTCGGGCCACTTCAGCAAAGTGTTTAAACGCCTGATGGGCACCAGTTGCGACCTGAAATGGCGCGAGGCCAATGACCGCGAGCGGCTGTGGGTCGTGCAGCCCGGCCACCCGATCAGCGCGGGGGTCGGTGAGTACCTGGAACTTGAGGCGGAAGAAATGTACGGCGAGCATTTTGATATTCCCGCGCCTGACGAACTGATTTTCGTCAGCTGGTTCAGCGGCGGCGAGGTGTTCCGCAGCGGGTGTACGTATACCCGGGGCAGCGGCAAAATCTTTTATTTCCGTCCTGGCCACGAAACCTACCCGACCTACCACCACGAGGGCATTCAGAGAATTATTGCCAACGCCGCACGCTGGGCCGCCCCGACTTTGGGCGCGCCCCGGTCTTTCGGCAACCGCCAGCCGCTGGAAGCTTTGCCGGAGCGCCGTTCGTGA
- the dkgB gene encoding 2,5-didehydrogluconate reductase DkgB produces the protein MTVPRFGLGTFRLKGDVVRDVVRISLELGYRAIDTAQGYENEAEIGDVLQESGLPRAEVFLTTKIKPAHFRREALLSSLQESVDRLRVDQVDLTLIHWPVPNGEVKPEEYLSALKEAQSRGLTKQIGVSNFNIAGLREAREILGDTPIATNQVEIHPYLQNRKLVEFAHKEGLHLTSYMTLAVGKVMGDEVLQDIAHIHGATPAQVALAWAMQQGFSVIPSSTKRANLGSNLEAQNLTLTEEDMARIAALDRGGAERIASPATAAPDWD, from the coding sequence ATGACCGTTCCACGATTTGGTTTGGGCACCTTCCGTCTCAAGGGTGACGTCGTCCGCGACGTTGTCCGCATAAGTCTGGAACTGGGCTACCGCGCCATCGACACCGCGCAGGGGTACGAGAACGAAGCAGAGATCGGCGATGTCTTGCAGGAGTCCGGGCTGCCCAGAGCCGAGGTTTTTCTCACGACCAAGATCAAACCCGCACATTTCCGCCGTGAGGCGCTGCTCTCCAGCCTTCAGGAGAGCGTGGACAGGCTGCGGGTCGATCAGGTTGATCTGACGTTGATTCATTGGCCCGTCCCGAACGGCGAGGTAAAGCCTGAGGAGTATCTCAGCGCCCTGAAAGAAGCCCAGTCGCGGGGGCTGACCAAGCAGATAGGCGTATCGAACTTCAACATTGCCGGACTTCGTGAGGCCCGCGAAATTCTGGGCGACACTCCCATTGCGACCAACCAGGTCGAAATTCACCCTTACCTGCAAAACCGCAAGTTGGTCGAGTTTGCCCACAAGGAAGGACTTCACCTGACGTCCTACATGACGTTGGCGGTCGGGAAGGTCATGGGCGACGAGGTACTGCAAGACATCGCCCACATCCACGGAGCCACCCCCGCACAGGTGGCCCTGGCCTGGGCGATGCAGCAGGGCTTTTCGGTGATTCCGTCTTCCACGAAGCGGGCGAATCTCGGAAGCAATCTCGAGGCCCAGAACCTGACCCTGACCGAAGAGGACATGGCCCGCATCGCTGCGCTAGACCGGGGCGGCGCAGAGCGCATTGCCAGTCCCGCCACAGCAGCCCCCGACTGGGATTAA
- a CDS encoding helix-turn-helix domain-containing protein — MRSGCPVSLGLDIFGDRWTLLIVRDLMFSGKRHYREMLASDEHISSNILADRLKMLLAEGIIRKSEDPSHQQKVVYSLTEKGIALLPVLMAISEWSHRYRPVGEAYRPASPPPEPQLPAAWAQEMAKVRAAHLTPDSLAVERPGEHTARS; from the coding sequence GTGAGATCCGGCTGTCCAGTCAGTCTCGGATTGGACATTTTTGGGGATCGCTGGACGCTGTTGATCGTCCGCGACCTGATGTTCAGCGGCAAGCGTCATTACCGCGAAATGCTGGCCTCGGACGAGCATATTTCCTCCAACATTCTGGCCGACCGGTTGAAAATGCTGCTGGCCGAGGGCATCATCCGGAAATCGGAAGACCCCAGTCATCAGCAAAAAGTGGTCTACAGCTTGACCGAGAAGGGCATTGCCTTGCTGCCGGTGCTGATGGCGATCAGCGAGTGGAGTCACCGCTACCGTCCCGTCGGTGAGGCGTACCGTCCGGCCAGCCCCCCTCCTGAGCCGCAGCTTCCGGCGGCTTGGGCGCAGGAGATGGCGAAGGTGCGTGCAGCGCACTTGACCCCAGATTCTCTGGCAGTGGAGCGTCCCGGTGAACACACTGCCCGCTCCTGA
- a CDS encoding SDR family NAD(P)-dependent oxidoreductase, producing MHTLQTNSALLASLPTDRRLTGKTALVTGSTSGIGEAIALVLAASGAAVVVSGRDTARAQQVVDTIVQAGGQAFAVAADLVGSPDSIRTFAQKATAALGGQVDIVVNNAGVYPVTATEDLPDADLEAMLNINIRAPHVLVGALAPGMVERGTGHIVNIGSWMGRIGTSSGAMYTASKAAIEQLTRNWAAEYGPRGVRVNTVAPGATLTPGNAAYSSALDAMTAGTVAGRPVRPVDIAYAVRFLVSDEAAFVHGSIIDVDGGMDSTRLKF from the coding sequence ATGCACACCTTACAAACCAATTCAGCACTCCTCGCGTCTCTGCCCACTGACCGCCGTCTCACGGGCAAAACTGCCCTGGTCACTGGTTCCACCAGCGGTATCGGCGAGGCCATTGCCCTGGTTCTGGCGGCTTCAGGGGCAGCAGTGGTCGTCAGTGGACGCGACACTGCCCGCGCCCAGCAGGTGGTGGACACCATCGTTCAGGCTGGTGGGCAGGCATTCGCGGTGGCCGCCGATCTGGTGGGTTCGCCGGACAGTATCCGCACCTTTGCGCAGAAAGCCACGGCGGCCCTTGGCGGCCAGGTCGATATCGTGGTCAACAATGCTGGCGTCTATCCAGTTACGGCCACCGAGGATCTGCCCGACGCCGATCTGGAGGCGATGCTCAACATCAACATCCGTGCCCCGCACGTGCTGGTCGGTGCTCTTGCGCCGGGAATGGTCGAACGCGGCACGGGTCACATCGTCAATATCGGCTCGTGGATGGGCCGGATCGGCACGTCCAGCGGCGCCATGTACACCGCCTCGAAAGCCGCCATCGAACAGCTGACCCGCAACTGGGCGGCGGAATACGGCCCGCGTGGCGTCCGCGTGAATACGGTCGCTCCTGGCGCCACCCTGACGCCCGGCAACGCCGCCTACAGCTCGGCCCTGGACGCGATGACCGCTGGAACCGTGGCCGGTCGCCCGGTTCGCCCGGTTGACATTGCCTATGCGGTACGCTTTCTGGTCTCCGATGAGGCCGCCTTCGTGCACGGCAGCATCATTGATGTCGATGGCGGCATGGACAGCACCCGCCTGAAGTTCTAG
- a CDS encoding IS3 family transposase translates to MYRVLDVTRSGYFNRWPLREGIHPQESFIIRIAGRHTRVACVQVGGAVPSMGKKGDCCDNAVVESFFSTLKRELPLGEVFHTRQEGRSQGFEHLEVFYNRQRRHSTLSDKTPLEFHQRSRRGVTANRQDRGKLTPLG, encoded by the coding sequence ATGTACCGCGTGTTGGACGTCACAAGAAGTGGGTACTTCAACAGATGGCCTTTGCGGGAGGGAATCCACCCCCAGGAGTCATTCATCATTCGGATCGCGGGTCGCCATACACGAGTGGCCTGCGTCCAGGTGGGTGGTGCCGTGCCCAGCATGGGGAAGAAAGGAGACTGCTGTGACAACGCGGTGGTGGAATCGTTTTTTTCGACCTTGAAACGGGAGTTGCCGTTAGGCGAGGTGTTTCACACGCGCCAGGAGGGACGCAGCCAGGGTTTCGAGCATCTGGAGGTCTTCTATAACCGCCAGCGGCGGCATTCGACTCTGAGTGATAAAACCCCGCTAGAATTCCATCAGCGTTCACGCCGTGGCGTAACTGCAAATAGGCAAGATCGAGGCAAGCTCACTCCGTTGGGTTAA